The DNA window GCAATGTCAAACCCACCGTCGCACATATCCGATTGCCCATGCTTGTGCGAGGCGACGAACTCATCACTAAAACCGGACGATTTGGTCAGACCATCCGCTGGTGTCAGGAAATAGAAAATTCCGAAGGGGGCCTGGGTAGCGGGGTCTATATCGGCAATCCCTTCACAGATGTACCCGACCTGCGCTCCAACGTCATTGTCTTTACCGACAACGATCCCAAACGCGCACAACGCGAAGCCAAACGCATCGCCCAATACATGTGGGACAATCGCGACCATTTCACCGCGCCACTCACTGCGATTCCAGACGCCATTCGCCTGGCTGAAGAAACCCGGGGCCTCACCGTCTTTTCCGACGCTGCCGATGCCACATCTTCGGGCGCATCAGGCGATAGCAATGCCATTCTCAAGGGCCTGTTTGAACACAATTACCAGGGCAGTGCACTCCTGCCCATTGTCGATCCCCCGGCTGTTGAAGCGGCCTTTAACGCAGGTGTAGGTGCCACCATAACCATACCCATTGGCGGTGCCATTGACAAAGCGCGTTTTTCTCCCATTGAATGCGAAGTCTATATCCAACTGCTCACCGATGGAGCATATATCACAGGCACGGGCACATCGGGACATGCCGGCAACACGGCTGTGCTCCAGGCCGGGACTTGCAGCATCATGGCGACCACGCGCCCGGTCAGTATTATGGACCGCAAAGTCTTTGAAGCGCGCGGCCTCGACCCACGAGACTTTGATCTGGTCGTGTGCAAATCGCCCAATGGCTTTCGGGTTCACTTCGAAGAAATTGCCGCCCGAATCGTACCTGTTGACGCACCCGGCTCCACCAGTGCCAACTTAAAATCCCTGCCCTTTACCCAATGCCAACGCCCTATATTCCCACTGGACGATGGCGTACAACCTCCACGAGAAATAGACGAATAGTATGACACACCTGCTATGCCAAATCTGTGGAAAAACCTGTAGCGCCAACACCTTGCAGTGGCGCTGCACCTGCGGTGGCCTCTTTGACCTCCACTTTGAGGCCGAACTTTGCGTTGACGCACTTCCCCACCGCCCGCCGACTCTATGGCGCTACCGCGAAGCCATTCCCATCGAAGACCACACCAATATCGTCACCCTTGATGAAGGGTTCACACCGCTAACACCCGTAACCATCGCTGGCAAATCCCTCCTCGTAAAACAGGACTACCTGTTTCCATCCGGCTCGTACAAAGACCGCGGCGCAACAGTTTTGATCAGCCATGCAAAAGCACTCGGCGTTCACCACATGGTCGAAGATTCGTCGGGCAATGCCGGCGCAGCTGTCGCGGCTTATGCAGCGCGTGCGGGAATTGCCTGTGACATCTACGTTCCCGACAGCACATCAGCGGCAAAACTCGCGCAAATCCAGAGCTATGGCGCAAACCTGTACAAAATCCCGGGATCGCGGGAAGACACCGCGCATGCGGTTCAAGACGCAGCGCAAAAACACTTTTATGCAAGCCATGTCTGGAGTCCCTTCTTCTTTCACGGCACCAAAACTTATGCCTATGAAATCTGGGAACAACGTAATTTCAACGCGCCAGACACACTCATCATACCAACGGGAAATGGAACACTGCTGATCGGTGCTTACATCGGATTCACGGACCTTCTCAAACAAAATTTGATCACCCATCTGCCCAAACTCATCGCCGTTCAATCCGCCCATTGCGCCCCTCTCGCGCCCACCTGGACGGGCAAACCCTCTGCGACCATCGCCGAAGGCATCGCCATTGCAGAACCCGCCCGCGCAGCGCAGATCGTCCAGTGCATTAAAAAAACAGGGGGCGACATCCTCACCGTTGACGATGACGAAACGCGCAACGCCCAAAAACTAATGGCCGAAATGGGCTTTTACATCGAACCCACCTCGGCCACGGCCATTGCAGCGTTTGTGAAATATCCATCTCAAAAAGACGAAATCGTCGTCGCTCCCCTCACAGGACACGGTCTAAAGTCTTTGGGAAAGTAGAGGCTAAAGATCGGTCTCAGGGATAGCAACTAACAAAGATGAGGAAATCGGCAAAATTAATGGTGCCATCGCCATTCAAGTCCATGCGACCGTCAAAGCCTTCGTCTGATAAACTTTTCCCATAAACCGCAACAAATAACAAAAAGTCGTCAAAATTCACCGCCCCATCGCCATTAAAATCGCACGGATTATGAGGCGTATTATTCTTGCTATTATTCGCCAGGATCACCT is part of the Gemmatimonadota bacterium genome and encodes:
- a CDS encoding M81 family metallopeptidase, with product MQTGEKMKILLAAFKQETSSFNPARTPYDMFDVLFGDELLALRGSNTEIAGALDIFAERTDIDLVPIYSASSVSGGPVADADLDKLMEELLTGIRNNAPADGMLMVFHGAMAGETEVDPEGHVLTKIRNILGDVPIVTTYDLHGIITDRLIEQSDIMVPFHTYPHIDMYETGQRGARNLLALLDGNVKPTVAHIRLPMLVRGDELITKTGRFGQTIRWCQEIENSEGGLGSGVYIGNPFTDVPDLRSNVIVFTDNDPKRAQREAKRIAQYMWDNRDHFTAPLTAIPDAIRLAEETRGLTVFSDAADATSSGASGDSNAILKGLFEHNYQGSALLPIVDPPAVEAAFNAGVGATITIPIGGAIDKARFSPIECEVYIQLLTDGAYITGTGTSGHAGNTAVLQAGTCSIMATTRPVSIMDRKVFEARGLDPRDFDLVVCKSPNGFRVHFEEIAARIVPVDAPGSTSANLKSLPFTQCQRPIFPLDDGVQPPREIDE
- a CDS encoding pyridoxal-phosphate dependent enzyme, producing MTHLLCQICGKTCSANTLQWRCTCGGLFDLHFEAELCVDALPHRPPTLWRYREAIPIEDHTNIVTLDEGFTPLTPVTIAGKSLLVKQDYLFPSGSYKDRGATVLISHAKALGVHHMVEDSSGNAGAAVAAYAARAGIACDIYVPDSTSAAKLAQIQSYGANLYKIPGSREDTAHAVQDAAQKHFYASHVWSPFFFHGTKTYAYEIWEQRNFNAPDTLIIPTGNGTLLIGAYIGFTDLLKQNLITHLPKLIAVQSAHCAPLAPTWTGKPSATIAEGIAIAEPARAAQIVQCIKKTGGDILTVDDDETRNAQKLMAEMGFYIEPTSATAIAAFVKYPSQKDEIVVAPLTGHGLKSLGK